From Pempheris klunzingeri isolate RE-2024b chromosome 16, fPemKlu1.hap1, whole genome shotgun sequence, a single genomic window includes:
- the LOC139216001 gene encoding mediator of RNA polymerase II transcription subunit 30: protein MAASLPQKPGMAGMPPQQQPHLPPSAASAQGQQPMPPQGALREISPVFLCRIGQETVQDIVTRTMEIFQITRATQLPNGVTQSQAMYQDRFGKLQEHLRQLALLFRKLRLLYERCVEMTSDLQEGPAELLPYVGEDLVSVKVEPCSPAVIQDRKEVLEKVRQKNQEMKVLMDQMRNLLWDVNAMLTLRK, encoded by the exons ATGGCAGCCTCGTTACCTCAGAAGCCAGGGATGGCAGGGATGCCCCCTCAGCAGCAGCCCCACCTGCCCCCCAGTGCTGCCTCAGCCCAGGGTCAGCAGCCCATGCCCCCCCAGGGAGCCCTGAGAGAAATCtccccagtgttcctctgtCGGATTGGACAGGAGACCGTCCAGGACATTGTCACTCGCACCATGGAGATCTTCCAGATTACACGAGCCACCCAG CTCCCTAATGGCGTGACCCAGAGCCAGGCGATGTACCAGGACCGCTTTGGGAAGCTCCAGGAACACCTACGGCAGCTCGCCCTGCTGTTCAGAAAGCTCCGGCTCCTGTACGAACGCTGTGTGgagatgacctctgacctgcaggaGGGGCCGGCAGAG CTTCTTCCATATGTTGGGGAGGACCTGGTTTCAGTCAAAGTGGAGCCATGCAGCCCTGCTGTCATCCAGGACAGAAAAGAGGTTCTAGAG AAGGTGCGCCAGAAGAACCAGGAGATGAAGGTTCTGATGGATCAGATGAGGAACCTGCTGTGGGATGTCAACGCCATGCTGACGCTCAGAAAATGA